A stretch of Pseudomonas sp. CCC3.1 DNA encodes these proteins:
- a CDS encoding tail protein X, giving the protein MLRSIGIQLLPLGLTIGYGHLNSTVEAVLDAHQGLADEVQPYQSGVVIHLPDVVGASEEGVMLWS; this is encoded by the coding sequence ATCCTGCGCAGCATCGGCATCCAGCTCCTGCCGCTGGGCCTGACCATTGGCTACGGCCACCTCAACAGCACGGTCGAAGCCGTGCTCGATGCCCACCAAGGGCTGGCAGATGAAGTGCAACCGTATCAGTCCGGGGTGGTGATTCACTTGCCGGATGTGGTGGGGGCGAGTGAGGAGGGGGTTATGTTGTGGAGTTAG
- a CDS encoding type II toxin-antitoxin system RelE/ParE family toxin — MTYCEELRTFPLRGNQRDDIRPGLRITNYRKRAVIAFAVDGKQIFIIGIYYGGQDFETALLIESDD, encoded by the coding sequence GTGACCTATTGCGAAGAGTTGAGAACGTTTCCCCTGCGAGGAAATCAACGCGACGATATACGCCCAGGTCTGCGAATAACCAACTATCGCAAGCGGGCCGTGATTGCTTTTGCCGTTGATGGCAAGCAGATTTTTATCATTGGCATTTATTACGGCGGGCAAGATTTTGAGACTGCCTTGCTAATTGAGTCCGATGACTAA
- a CDS encoding MFS transporter produces the protein MRRWFSHYENRLLFVLSLSFGFVFFDRNAMSFLAPFVAQDLNLSNTQIGLLVSALSLTWALSGYLLGAQSDRSGRRKPYLLIAVIVFSACSFISGLAGSFFMLLAARLLMGVAEGPILPISQTLMVMNSTPKRRGQNMGIMQNFGSNLLGSCIAPLVLVAIASHYDWRLAFFVAGIPGLIAAWLIWKYVKEPKAIIAPVAATMTAPVSGTLRDLLRYRNVWLSMLIACFYVAWMVLGWAFMPVYYMNERHFSSTDMGILMSVLGASATICSYIVPALSDRLGRRTVVVVFSLIGALTPLAALYFDGPFWMLCLILFLTWSASGVAPIFMATIPSETVPAHRIAACVGLVMGMGEIVGGVLSPVAGGWLADIAGLSAPLMLQAACAVVVALLGLGLHETAPLRAKHPQQVGLTVKDATLP, from the coding sequence ATGCGCCGCTGGTTCTCTCATTATGAAAACCGTCTGTTGTTTGTTCTTAGCCTGAGCTTTGGCTTTGTTTTCTTTGATCGCAATGCCATGAGTTTCCTGGCGCCCTTTGTGGCGCAAGACCTAAATCTGAGCAACACCCAGATCGGCCTGCTGGTGTCGGCACTTTCCCTTACCTGGGCCCTGTCGGGCTACCTGCTGGGCGCCCAGTCAGACCGCAGCGGTCGTCGTAAACCGTACCTGCTGATAGCGGTCATTGTCTTTTCAGCCTGCTCATTCATCTCTGGCCTCGCCGGTTCATTCTTCATGTTATTGGCCGCACGTTTGTTGATGGGGGTGGCCGAGGGGCCCATTCTGCCCATCTCGCAAACATTGATGGTCATGAACTCGACCCCGAAAAGACGGGGCCAGAACATGGGCATCATGCAGAACTTCGGCAGTAACCTGCTGGGCTCGTGCATTGCCCCGCTGGTGCTCGTGGCGATCGCCAGCCATTACGACTGGCGACTGGCTTTCTTCGTCGCGGGCATCCCCGGATTGATCGCCGCCTGGTTGATCTGGAAGTACGTAAAAGAGCCCAAAGCCATCATCGCCCCTGTCGCAGCAACGATGACTGCCCCTGTCAGTGGCACGCTGCGTGATCTGCTGCGCTATCGCAACGTTTGGCTGAGCATGCTGATTGCCTGTTTTTATGTGGCGTGGATGGTGCTGGGCTGGGCCTTTATGCCGGTGTACTACATGAACGAACGCCATTTCAGCTCAACTGACATGGGTATTCTGATGAGCGTACTGGGTGCCAGCGCGACGATCTGCAGCTACATCGTGCCCGCACTGTCAGACCGCTTGGGACGCCGAACCGTGGTCGTCGTGTTTTCCTTGATCGGAGCGCTCACACCGTTGGCGGCCCTGTACTTCGACGGGCCTTTCTGGATGCTCTGCCTGATTCTTTTTCTGACCTGGTCAGCCAGCGGAGTAGCGCCTATTTTTATGGCCACCATCCCTTCCGAAACAGTGCCCGCACACCGCATCGCTGCTTGCGTGGGCCTGGTAATGGGCATGGGGGAAATCGTCGGGGGCGTTCTAAGCCCGGTCGCTGGCGGGTGGCTGGCTGACATCGCAGGGCTGAGCGCTCCTCTGATGTTGCAAGCCGCCTGTGCGGTGGTCGTAGCCCTGTTAGGCCTAGGGCTGCACGAAACTGCCCCATTGCGAGCCAAGCACCCACAGCAGGTCGGACTAACGGTCAAAGATGCCACGCTTCCCTGA